The following are from one region of the Streptomyces rubrogriseus genome:
- a CDS encoding HXXEE domain-containing protein produces MMNSSGDEAIEGAVTLGLLAAWALHDLEELATVPGWWRRNLPALRERYPGVPEAVWRRAGSVDGREFAVAVGAMAAVVASASVAGRLTGGRSATYQTALNAFGLHGLVHLAQAGLVRGYTPGAATSPLIVIPFTLWARSRLRRAGVLRATRPRDLALGLGFAGAATVAAHTVARRLTKA; encoded by the coding sequence GTGATGAATTCATCGGGTGATGAGGCGATCGAAGGTGCGGTCACGCTGGGACTGCTGGCCGCCTGGGCCCTGCACGACCTCGAAGAGCTGGCGACCGTGCCCGGCTGGTGGCGGCGCAACCTCCCCGCCCTGCGCGAGCGGTACCCGGGCGTGCCGGAGGCCGTGTGGCGGCGGGCCGGGTCGGTCGACGGGCGGGAGTTCGCGGTGGCGGTCGGCGCGATGGCCGCGGTCGTGGCCTCCGCGTCCGTCGCCGGACGGCTGACCGGGGGCCGCTCGGCCACGTACCAGACCGCGCTCAACGCGTTCGGCCTGCACGGCCTGGTCCACCTCGCGCAGGCGGGGCTGGTGCGCGGCTACACACCCGGGGCGGCTACCTCGCCGCTGATCGTCATCCCCTTCACCCTCTGGGCCCGCAGTCGCCTGCGCCGCGCCGGTGTGCTGCGCGCCACCCGCCCGCGCGACCTCGCCTTGGGGCTGGGCTTCGCGGGTGCGGCGACGGTCGCGGCGCACACGGTGGCGCGACGGCTGACGAAGGCCTGA
- a CDS encoding extracellular solute-binding protein, translated as MPLLPKTPSPSRRTLLRGLGGSAALGALAGCGVPAAYVAPGDRAATDRSATERRLTWANWPLYIDTDDKHPSRRPTLEAFEKETGLSVGYVEEINDNDEFFGKISPSLMNHQPTDRDLIVISDWMCGRFVRLGWVQEMDRSHQPNVTKYLDPLLRSPAFDPGRRFTVPWQSGITGIAYNRRRLGREIRHVSDLWAADLRGRVTLLSGMDEAFALLMQGNGVDITDWRTDDFHLICDQVEKQVAKGQIRRFTGNDYIKDLSSGDVLACQAYSGDVIQLQADDPDIEFVVPEEGAELWAESLMIPNLARHKANAERLIDHYYRPEVAAELAAWVNYVCPVPAARDVLASSDDEETAALAEDPLIFPDAAMRERLAIARDISAGERAEFAKRWNGIAGV; from the coding sequence ATGCCCCTGCTCCCGAAGACGCCCTCGCCGTCCCGCCGTACGCTGCTGCGCGGCCTGGGCGGTTCCGCCGCGCTCGGCGCCCTGGCCGGCTGCGGTGTCCCCGCGGCGTACGTGGCCCCGGGCGACCGCGCCGCGACCGACCGGTCCGCCACCGAACGGCGGCTGACCTGGGCCAACTGGCCGCTCTACATCGACACCGACGACAAGCACCCGAGCCGGCGGCCCACACTGGAGGCCTTCGAGAAGGAGACCGGCCTCTCCGTCGGCTACGTCGAGGAGATCAACGACAACGACGAGTTCTTCGGCAAGATCAGCCCGTCCCTGATGAACCACCAGCCCACCGACCGCGACCTGATCGTCATCAGCGACTGGATGTGCGGGCGGTTCGTACGGCTGGGCTGGGTGCAGGAGATGGACCGCTCCCACCAGCCGAACGTCACCAAGTACCTGGACCCGCTGCTGCGTTCGCCCGCCTTCGACCCCGGCCGGAGGTTCACCGTGCCCTGGCAGTCGGGCATCACCGGCATCGCCTACAACCGGCGCCGGCTCGGCCGGGAGATCCGGCACGTGTCCGACCTGTGGGCGGCCGACCTCAGGGGCCGGGTCACCCTGCTGTCGGGCATGGACGAGGCCTTCGCGCTGCTGATGCAGGGCAACGGCGTGGACATCACCGACTGGCGGACGGACGACTTCCACCTGATCTGCGACCAGGTGGAGAAGCAGGTCGCCAAGGGGCAGATCCGCCGCTTCACCGGCAACGACTACATCAAGGACCTCTCCAGCGGCGACGTCCTCGCCTGCCAGGCCTACTCGGGCGACGTGATCCAGCTCCAGGCGGACGACCCCGACATCGAGTTCGTCGTCCCGGAGGAGGGCGCCGAACTGTGGGCGGAGTCCCTGATGATCCCCAACCTGGCTCGCCACAAGGCCAACGCCGAGCGGCTGATCGACCACTACTACCGGCCCGAGGTCGCCGCCGAGCTGGCCGCCTGGGTCAACTACGTCTGCCCGGTGCCCGCCGCCCGGGACGTGCTCGCCTCCTCCGACGACGAGGAGACCGCGGCCCTGGCCGAGGACCCGCTGATCTTCCCGGACGCCGCGATGCGCGAACGGCTCGCGATCGCGCGGGACATCTCGGCGGGGGAGCGGGCGGAGTTCGCGAAGCGGTGGAACGGGATCGCGGGCGTGTAG